One Pelagicoccus enzymogenes DNA window includes the following coding sequences:
- a CDS encoding FG-GAP-like repeat-containing protein yields MNTQTSSEVLPRALPFGRLPLAFLMTLWAFCLASPALRGKFTDVTESVGIDEYERVTRLFSDFVVRGGTPIVMDFDGNGWLDLYIIRYQLDDIIYLNQDGVFTKTVNPLGLDTKNGGNVGAWADIDNDGDNDMIVGVADAKSNLLYLNNGDGTFTESAAARGLDLTATLEDHQSTAVTVGDINRDGYLDVITGSWGVDLTDETRYEHYALFLNQGASNPGHFTNVTQTAEYLFFGLGINIFSPAITDLDQDGWPDIATTVDFGDSALHWNDADGTFTNATAASGVGLANHAMGTAIGDIDNDGDLDWFVTTIANTRDINGEVNPLYINQGNRLFDNKSVAAGVAFSGWGWGTNMFDYDLDGDLDIVDVNQEDVTPEGPVNEGHMFLWRNDRDLKFTDVSQEENAYELSRGAGLVNFDYNNDGALDLFYVNQHSRPTLLKNEKTRANAWLKIKLEGTLSNPAGIGAFVTVQPNPNGQSYVREFNPTNAYLAQLSPYLHFGFPAATKLHKVTVRWPSSIVQELHDVSPSQLLTIVEDESLLAGNTIPVFSKVPQDQVATRGQPLTLSVEIEGGFRPTITWFRNGVLLAGYEGLEITLPDMQPNKAGTYHAVATNAAGSTETSSFVVGVRSDFSNRNIARRWNELVLDSARINFPDPPIVARTFFHCSAAMWDAYWAYQPEGWSHAQALFQKETPNLPADEATRAAQQAEALSHAVFTVATERYRKAFNHEAILLALRDFMTDNGYDPDDLSIEGSSPAAVGNRIGKAILSISLEDGSNEANGYADTTGYAPVNEPLIYGNSGVTLSDPNRWQPLNLARSITKNGIDLGPEVQQFLTPGWNWVTPFALEKPTDSTILIDPGPQPLFGTETEAQLISEMVEVIRASSIMDPTQEVIIDASPGGLQQNNPWLTQDGQGHALNPFTGQPYAPNPVNQGDYFRLTAEFWSDGPGIEGPPGVWNMLHNQTTDDPRFTRKLGGVGPELSPLEWDVHAYLALNGALHDAAIAAWTIKSKYDSIRPISMIRYLASLGQSSDPQLPNYHASGLPLEPGLIELITAESSAAGQRHAHLKDYIDELAIYSWRGVPNKPDEDIAGVGWVRAADWGPYHLRTFPTPNFAGYVSGHSTFSRAGAEVMALLTGSPFFPGGLKEFNFEAGKYLQVEYGPREDLTIQVATYYDAADLTGVARIYCGVHIAADDFVGRKVGARVGADAVLKTLALRQGASAPAGVLDTRIQAPLTNHGDALLVSYQAPAPLLTRLASTLEEALASDEKAVYATPAGDGEIQFVVRGEALSRIEILSQVSPSETVTLDFSIDTTEPVALLATGTCEHAASLTLHAKDGDTYQFHSANQTWIDHPSASLASTFANRRDLAGEELASTDSALPLILSQGNYRLTLASESSETAPAQLRLELVRDQ; encoded by the coding sequence ATGAACACCCAAACTTCTTCGGAAGTGCTTCCCCGGGCACTTCCCTTCGGTCGTTTACCATTAGCGTTCCTGATGACGCTCTGGGCCTTTTGCTTGGCGAGCCCCGCCTTGCGCGGAAAGTTTACCGACGTAACCGAAAGCGTCGGCATCGACGAATACGAGCGGGTCACCCGACTCTTTTCCGACTTCGTGGTGCGCGGCGGCACGCCCATCGTCATGGACTTCGACGGCAACGGTTGGCTCGACCTCTACATCATCCGCTACCAGCTCGACGACATCATCTACCTCAACCAAGACGGCGTCTTCACCAAGACCGTCAACCCCCTCGGCCTCGATACGAAAAACGGCGGAAACGTGGGAGCTTGGGCAGACATCGACAACGACGGAGACAACGACATGATCGTGGGCGTCGCCGACGCCAAATCCAACCTCCTCTACCTCAACAACGGTGACGGCACCTTCACCGAGTCCGCCGCCGCCCGCGGTCTCGACCTCACCGCGACCCTGGAGGACCACCAATCCACGGCCGTCACGGTGGGCGACATCAACCGAGACGGCTACCTCGACGTCATCACCGGCAGCTGGGGCGTCGATCTCACCGACGAAACCCGCTATGAGCACTACGCCCTGTTCCTGAACCAAGGAGCCAGCAATCCCGGCCACTTCACCAACGTCACGCAAACCGCCGAGTACCTCTTCTTCGGCCTTGGCATCAACATCTTCTCGCCCGCCATCACCGACCTCGACCAGGACGGTTGGCCGGACATCGCCACCACCGTCGACTTCGGCGACTCCGCCTTGCATTGGAACGATGCAGACGGCACCTTCACCAACGCCACCGCAGCCTCCGGCGTAGGCCTCGCAAACCACGCCATGGGTACAGCCATCGGCGATATCGACAACGACGGAGACCTCGATTGGTTCGTCACCACTATCGCCAATACCCGCGACATAAACGGCGAGGTCAACCCCCTCTACATCAACCAAGGCAACCGCCTCTTCGACAACAAGTCCGTCGCCGCCGGCGTCGCCTTTTCCGGCTGGGGCTGGGGTACCAACATGTTCGACTACGATCTGGACGGCGACCTCGACATCGTAGACGTCAACCAGGAAGACGTCACTCCGGAAGGGCCGGTCAACGAAGGCCACATGTTCCTCTGGCGCAACGACCGCGACCTCAAGTTCACCGACGTCTCCCAAGAGGAGAACGCCTACGAGCTCTCCCGCGGCGCCGGACTCGTCAACTTCGACTACAACAACGACGGCGCGCTCGACCTCTTTTACGTCAACCAGCATTCCCGGCCCACGCTGCTCAAGAACGAAAAAACGCGGGCCAACGCATGGCTGAAGATAAAGCTGGAAGGCACCCTCTCCAACCCAGCTGGCATCGGGGCGTTCGTCACCGTGCAACCCAACCCCAACGGCCAGAGCTACGTTCGCGAGTTCAACCCCACCAACGCCTACCTCGCCCAGCTCAGTCCCTACCTCCACTTCGGCTTTCCCGCAGCCACCAAACTACACAAAGTCACCGTTCGCTGGCCAAGCTCCATCGTCCAAGAGCTCCACGACGTATCACCCAGCCAACTACTAACCATCGTCGAGGACGAATCCCTTCTCGCAGGAAACACCATCCCCGTCTTCTCCAAGGTACCCCAAGACCAAGTTGCTACCCGCGGTCAGCCCCTCACCCTCTCCGTAGAAATTGAAGGCGGCTTCCGCCCCACCATCACTTGGTTCCGCAACGGCGTATTGCTGGCTGGATACGAGGGACTCGAAATCACCTTGCCCGACATGCAGCCAAACAAGGCAGGCACTTACCACGCCGTCGCCACCAACGCGGCAGGCTCCACCGAGACGAGCAGCTTCGTGGTGGGGGTTCGTTCCGACTTCTCCAATCGCAATATCGCCCGACGCTGGAACGAACTCGTGCTCGACTCAGCCCGTATCAACTTTCCGGATCCCCCCATCGTAGCCCGTACCTTCTTTCACTGCTCCGCAGCCATGTGGGATGCCTATTGGGCCTACCAGCCCGAAGGTTGGAGCCACGCGCAAGCCCTCTTCCAAAAAGAGACGCCCAACCTGCCCGCCGACGAAGCCACCCGCGCCGCCCAGCAAGCGGAAGCTCTCTCCCACGCCGTATTCACCGTCGCCACCGAACGCTACCGCAAAGCTTTCAACCACGAAGCCATCCTGCTCGCCCTACGCGACTTCATGACGGACAACGGCTACGACCCCGACGACCTCAGCATAGAAGGTAGCAGTCCGGCCGCCGTAGGCAACCGCATCGGCAAAGCCATCCTTAGCATCAGCCTCGAGGACGGCTCAAACGAGGCCAACGGCTACGCCGACACCACCGGCTACGCCCCCGTCAACGAGCCGCTCATCTATGGCAATTCCGGCGTCACCCTGAGCGACCCCAATCGCTGGCAACCACTCAACCTCGCCCGCTCCATCACCAAAAACGGCATCGACCTCGGGCCGGAAGTGCAACAGTTCCTCACCCCCGGCTGGAACTGGGTCACGCCCTTCGCTTTGGAAAAGCCGACCGACAGCACCATCCTGATCGATCCCGGCCCTCAGCCCCTATTCGGTACGGAAACGGAGGCTCAGCTCATCTCCGAAATGGTCGAGGTCATTCGTGCCTCTTCCATCATGGACCCCACCCAAGAGGTCATCATCGACGCCTCGCCCGGCGGGTTGCAGCAAAACAATCCCTGGCTGACGCAAGACGGCCAAGGCCACGCCCTCAACCCCTTCACCGGCCAGCCCTACGCTCCCAACCCCGTCAATCAAGGCGACTACTTCCGCCTCACCGCAGAGTTCTGGTCCGACGGACCTGGCATCGAAGGCCCTCCCGGCGTCTGGAACATGCTGCACAACCAAACCACCGACGATCCGCGTTTCACGCGCAAGCTAGGCGGAGTCGGCCCCGAGCTCTCTCCGCTCGAATGGGACGTGCACGCCTACCTCGCCCTAAACGGCGCTCTGCACGACGCCGCCATCGCCGCTTGGACCATCAAGTCAAAGTACGACTCGATCCGCCCGATTTCCATGATCCGCTACCTCGCCTCCCTCGGCCAATCCAGCGATCCCCAACTCCCCAACTACCACGCCTCCGGACTTCCGCTCGAGCCCGGCCTCATCGAACTGATAACCGCCGAGTCTTCCGCCGCCGGACAACGCCACGCCCACCTGAAAGACTACATCGACGAGCTCGCCATTTACTCCTGGAGAGGCGTGCCCAACAAACCCGACGAGGACATCGCAGGGGTCGGCTGGGTACGAGCTGCCGACTGGGGTCCCTACCACTTGCGCACCTTCCCAACCCCCAATTTCGCCGGCTACGTTTCCGGACACTCTACCTTTTCACGGGCTGGAGCCGAAGTCATGGCCTTGCTGACCGGATCGCCCTTCTTTCCCGGAGGGCTCAAGGAATTCAACTTCGAGGCAGGCAAGTATTTACAAGTTGAATACGGCCCCCGAGAAGACCTCACCATCCAAGTCGCCACTTACTACGATGCCGCCGACCTAACCGGCGTAGCGCGTATCTACTGCGGCGTTCACATCGCCGCCGACGACTTCGTGGGCCGCAAGGTCGGTGCCCGAGTCGGCGCCGACGCCGTTCTCAAGACCTTAGCCCTACGCCAAGGGGCAAGCGCGCCCGCAGGCGTGCTTGACACGCGTATCCAGGCGCCCCTTACAAACCACGGCGATGCCCTTCTCGTTTCCTATCAGGCTCCAGCGCCGCTCCTCACCCGTCTCGCCAGCACGCTCGAAGAGGCGCTCGCAAGCGACGAGAAAGCAGTGTACGCCACGCCCGCCGGAGACGGGGAAATCCAGTTCGTCGTCAGGGGAGAGGCTCTTTCGCGAATTGAAATCCTGAGCCAGGTAAGCCCTAGCGAAACCGTAACGCTCGACTTCAGCATAGATACCACCGAGCCCGTGGCCCTCCTCGCTACGGGAACCTGCGAGCATGCCGCTAGCTTGACGCTACACGCCAAGGACGGAGACACCTATCAGTTCCACTCCGCCAACCAGACTTGGATCGATCACCCCAGCGCTTCGCTCGCCTCCACCTTTGCCAACCGTCGAGACCTCGCCGGCGAAGAACTTGCAAGCACGGATTCCGCCCTTCCCTTGATCCTCAGCCAAGGCAACTACCGACTCACCCTAGCCAGCGAATCAAGCGAAACGGCCCCTGCCCAGCTCCGCCTGGAATTAGTGCGCGACCAGTAG
- a CDS encoding agmatine deiminase family protein, translated as MKKQVLLSFLAGALLAGTIVSIISLQKGNLAEEPSPSSSPRFVSQAELGIWEQIAAQNDSILHAATPPPRIERMVAPWEPSEAIILSMQLEIMLNEPELAELYIEILSKVLPHTDAIALYHRSDRPLVSRFVSLAEKDSRIGDLVERIEFVPSEIGSPWIRDYGPLFGYDRSGKLILFDTAYIDPRIQFSNILNARTSPDPSDVQRIEAGIYADVENLRGSDISPSILAGHLQVNRSLPTLLVRPPLLLAGGDFQLLDSRTAFVSQSTLEANGGRTDFLESLFRKYLGIQNVHYLAPFPGETIEHLDFVMQILDSQTILVAKPPEFEDREITSFKLLKREAAQRMTRNKAYLQKHFPKARLLPVPTPPPLLPSEADLLEAAFTDALILLAEEAGIEGEEVIVEKRNERGQLTRTLHEAIALRIRKDLPSVRSLSLAQDQKTIVSHYMGEPYENLRRATSEPLTHYRSYLNSLQIVLPNGKELILIPRYDPLPGDDPKVFERMEAETLAAYRIARPQAQLEWINCSNIIDRMGAVHCMTLTLPQHRP; from the coding sequence ATGAAAAAACAAGTTCTTCTCTCATTCCTTGCTGGGGCCTTGCTCGCGGGAACCATCGTCAGCATCATCTCCCTGCAAAAGGGAAACCTTGCGGAGGAGCCAAGCCCCAGCAGCTCGCCCCGCTTCGTTTCGCAGGCCGAGCTCGGCATTTGGGAACAGATCGCCGCCCAAAACGACAGCATTCTCCACGCCGCCACCCCGCCACCACGTATCGAGCGCATGGTTGCGCCTTGGGAGCCTTCCGAGGCCATCATTCTCTCCATGCAGCTGGAAATCATGCTGAACGAGCCGGAGCTCGCCGAGCTCTACATCGAGATCCTTAGCAAAGTGCTTCCCCACACCGACGCCATCGCCCTCTACCACCGCAGCGATCGTCCACTGGTTTCCCGCTTCGTATCCCTCGCCGAAAAGGATAGCCGGATCGGAGACCTCGTCGAAAGAATCGAGTTCGTGCCCTCGGAAATCGGTTCTCCCTGGATACGGGACTACGGTCCCCTCTTCGGCTACGACCGCTCCGGCAAGCTCATCCTTTTCGACACAGCCTATATCGATCCGCGTATCCAATTTTCTAATATACTGAACGCCCGCACCTCTCCCGACCCCAGCGACGTGCAACGCATCGAAGCCGGCATCTACGCAGACGTGGAAAACCTTCGCGGATCGGACATATCGCCCTCCATCCTCGCCGGACACCTCCAGGTCAACCGCTCCTTGCCGACCTTGCTGGTTCGTCCTCCGCTCCTGCTAGCAGGCGGAGATTTCCAATTGCTCGACTCGCGTACGGCTTTCGTATCCCAATCAACCTTGGAGGCAAACGGTGGTCGCACCGACTTTCTGGAATCCCTCTTTCGCAAGTACCTCGGCATCCAGAACGTGCACTACCTCGCCCCCTTCCCCGGCGAAACCATCGAGCACCTGGACTTCGTCATGCAAATCCTCGATTCGCAAACGATCCTCGTCGCCAAGCCACCCGAATTCGAGGACCGCGAAATCACCAGCTTCAAGCTTCTCAAGCGCGAGGCCGCCCAACGCATGACTCGCAACAAGGCCTACCTGCAAAAACACTTCCCCAAAGCCAGGCTCCTGCCCGTCCCCACCCCGCCGCCACTTTTGCCCAGCGAAGCCGATCTTCTCGAAGCCGCCTTCACCGACGCGCTTATCCTGCTCGCCGAAGAGGCGGGGATCGAAGGGGAGGAAGTTATCGTGGAAAAACGCAACGAACGCGGCCAGCTGACCCGAACCTTGCACGAAGCCATCGCCCTACGCATCCGCAAGGACCTGCCTTCGGTTCGCTCCCTCTCCCTCGCCCAAGACCAAAAGACCATTGTCTCCCACTACATGGGCGAACCCTACGAGAACCTTCGCCGCGCCACTTCCGAACCGCTCACCCACTACCGGAGCTACCTCAATTCCCTGCAAATCGTCCTGCCCAACGGCAAGGAGCTCATCCTCATTCCCCGTTACGATCCCCTGCCCGGAGACGATCCGAAGGTCTTCGAACGCATGGAAGCGGAGACTCTAGCCGCCTACCGGATCGCGCGGCCTCAAGCCCAGCTGGAATGGATCAATTGCAGCAATATCATCGACCGCATGGGGGCCGTGCACTGCATGACCCTCACCTTGCCGCAGCATCGCCCCTAG
- a CDS encoding STAS/SEC14 domain-containing protein — MATNTHDLQVRTAADGRIVEVKVCGKLTQADCEKFIPVIDEGVEKFGQVRLLFDCADFEGWTLDGMLEDAKFGLHHYNAIFRMAIVGNKTWEKAMATLCKPFTKAAVNYYDVSEIDTARAWLREGT, encoded by the coding sequence ATGGCAACAAATACGCATGACCTGCAAGTGCGTACCGCGGCGGACGGCAGGATCGTAGAGGTGAAGGTTTGCGGAAAGCTGACGCAAGCGGACTGCGAAAAGTTCATACCGGTCATCGACGAGGGAGTGGAGAAGTTCGGTCAAGTGCGGCTGCTGTTCGACTGCGCGGATTTCGAAGGCTGGACTTTGGATGGCATGCTGGAGGACGCGAAGTTCGGGCTGCATCACTACAACGCCATTTTCCGCATGGCGATCGTGGGGAACAAGACTTGGGAAAAGGCGATGGCGACCTTGTGCAAGCCCTTTACCAAGGCTGCGGTGAACTACTACGACGTTTCCGAAATCGATACCGCTCGGGCTTGGTTGCGCGAGGGGACTTGA
- the rlmN gene encoding 23S rRNA (adenine(2503)-C(2))-methyltransferase RlmN has product MKHSLYDLPELTKHLSRKGLGDRELRRSNRLLFREFKPLEAIGWDSDILEEIKGAFETSYLTLVSRIDSNIDGASKLLFETRDGKKIETVILRIATGRTSICVSSQVGCTEKCRFCATGELGFFRNLKREEILDQVVQAGRILAEEGRSLRNIVFMGMGEPLRNYQNLMGALELLTTQNVFNFAPKRITVSSLGIPELILKFARRFPQVGFALSLNGSNDAGRSAVMPINDRHPMSQLRAMLEELEEIRGTGAMIEYIMFKDLNDSLEAADEVAAFLQGLDAHVNLIPYNPDYSLNKSYLPSDTGTIEAFKSRLQAAGYKVTRRFSLGQDIAAACGQLANKG; this is encoded by the coding sequence ATGAAACACTCACTCTACGACCTACCAGAACTCACGAAGCACCTCAGCCGCAAAGGCTTGGGAGATCGCGAGCTGCGTCGTAGCAACCGACTGCTCTTCCGCGAATTCAAGCCGCTCGAAGCCATCGGCTGGGATTCCGACATTCTGGAGGAAATAAAAGGAGCCTTCGAAACCTCCTACCTGACCCTCGTCTCCCGTATCGATTCCAACATCGACGGAGCCAGCAAGCTGCTCTTCGAAACGCGAGACGGAAAGAAGATCGAGACCGTAATCCTGCGCATCGCCACCGGACGCACCAGCATCTGCGTTTCCTCCCAAGTCGGCTGCACCGAGAAGTGCCGCTTCTGCGCCACCGGCGAGCTGGGATTCTTCCGCAACCTCAAACGCGAGGAAATCCTCGACCAAGTGGTACAGGCCGGCCGCATCCTCGCCGAGGAAGGGCGCAGCCTGCGCAACATCGTCTTCATGGGCATGGGCGAACCCTTGCGCAACTACCAGAACCTGATGGGAGCCCTCGAGCTGCTCACCACCCAAAACGTCTTCAACTTCGCCCCCAAACGCATCACCGTATCCTCTTTGGGGATACCGGAACTTATACTCAAGTTCGCCCGCCGCTTCCCCCAGGTCGGATTCGCCCTCAGCCTCAACGGCTCGAACGACGCAGGCCGCAGCGCCGTAATGCCCATCAACGACCGCCACCCCATGTCCCAATTGCGGGCCATGCTGGAGGAGCTCGAGGAGATACGCGGCACCGGCGCCATGATCGAGTACATCATGTTCAAGGACCTCAACGACAGCCTAGAAGCCGCCGACGAAGTGGCCGCCTTCCTGCAGGGACTCGACGCCCACGTAAACTTGATTCCCTACAATCCGGACTACTCGCTCAACAAGTCCTACCTCCCCTCCGACACCGGAACCATCGAAGCCTTCAAGAGCCGCCTGCAAGCCGCCGGCTACAAGGTCACGCGCCGCTTCTCCCTCGGCCAAGACATCGCCGCCGCCTGCGGCCAGCTGGCCAACAAAGGGTAG
- a CDS encoding acetylxylan esterase, whose translation MKLPNSLLRSLLLSFPAVLSAASIELSLNQPSGLYDKGEEVALTIKGEGLSSAPLQLTIQKNNQEILSQKLAFSADSATHTLSYSFNDPGSLIFEVSHGDASDSIGILIAADTLQPGSPRPADFDAYWSKQKAKAQKLRLKVTQSPIELDASESGYEAFNVEVNSPGPRPLRAILAKPAAAAPGSLPIVIQYRAAGVKGEWCRAKTHEALALAKRGNGALALDTNAHGMLNHEDEAYYEELENGPLKNYWEQGNTDRDFFYFRFMYLRMLRSIEYMTRLPEWDGKRILVIGESQGGGQALAAVGLDPRVSAAVVTVPAMCDWGGPLAGRKGGWPQPIDWNRDKPAVIETAPYFDAAHLLKGSQATLVAEIGHIDQTCPSTSIYAALNQADGKVIAYPVTYRTHGWPAGDDRAHWDATTHAAKNAFIDDYLK comes from the coding sequence ATGAAGTTACCAAACTCCCTGCTCCGCTCCCTCCTTCTCTCCTTTCCCGCAGTCCTTTCCGCTGCCTCGATCGAGCTCAGTCTCAACCAGCCCTCCGGACTCTACGACAAGGGCGAGGAAGTGGCTCTTACCATTAAAGGAGAAGGTCTTTCCTCGGCCCCGCTTCAGCTCACGATCCAAAAGAACAACCAAGAGATCCTCTCCCAAAAACTCGCCTTCTCCGCAGATTCCGCCACCCACACCCTCTCCTACTCCTTCAATGACCCCGGCAGCCTCATTTTCGAAGTCAGCCACGGCGACGCCTCCGACAGCATAGGCATCCTGATCGCAGCCGACACGCTTCAACCCGGCAGCCCGCGCCCCGCAGACTTCGACGCCTACTGGAGCAAGCAAAAGGCGAAAGCGCAAAAGCTCCGCCTCAAAGTCACCCAATCTCCCATCGAGCTCGACGCTAGCGAATCCGGCTACGAAGCCTTCAACGTGGAGGTAAATAGCCCTGGACCACGCCCGCTCCGAGCCATTCTCGCCAAACCCGCCGCAGCCGCCCCCGGCTCCCTTCCCATCGTCATCCAATACCGGGCCGCCGGCGTAAAAGGCGAATGGTGCCGCGCCAAAACCCACGAAGCCCTCGCTCTCGCGAAACGCGGGAACGGCGCTCTCGCTCTCGACACCAACGCCCACGGCATGCTCAACCACGAGGACGAAGCCTACTACGAGGAACTGGAAAACGGGCCTCTCAAGAACTACTGGGAACAGGGCAATACCGACCGCGACTTCTTCTACTTTCGCTTCATGTACCTGCGAATGCTACGCAGCATCGAGTACATGACCCGGCTGCCCGAGTGGGACGGAAAACGCATTCTCGTCATCGGCGAGAGCCAAGGCGGAGGCCAAGCCCTCGCAGCAGTCGGACTCGATCCACGCGTGAGCGCCGCAGTCGTTACCGTACCGGCCATGTGCGATTGGGGCGGACCGCTCGCAGGACGCAAAGGCGGATGGCCCCAACCCATCGACTGGAACCGGGACAAGCCAGCCGTCATCGAAACCGCTCCCTACTTCGACGCCGCCCACTTGCTCAAAGGCTCGCAGGCGACCCTCGTCGCGGAAATCGGCCACATCGACCAAACCTGCCCGTCCACTTCCATCTACGCCGCTCTCAACCAAGCGGATGGAAAGGTGATCGCTTACCCCGTCACCTACCGCACGCACGGCTGGCCCGCAGGCGACGATCGCGCTCACTGGGACGCGACCACCCACGCCGCCAAGAACGCCTTCATAGACGACTACCTCAAGTAG
- a CDS encoding PQQ-binding-like beta-propeller repeat protein produces the protein MARRARASLASLLVGSAAALAVGEVEFGKVLWSYETGDSVASSPTLDSQGNLYFGSVDGFVYSLSGDGDLRWRYDTGDWVDSSPALSRDESALYVGNWGDRLLALNAASGALLWSFDTDSLIYASPAVALDGTVYFGSSDGYLYALRPDGSLKWEFEVGGELDSSPAIDAAGNVYVGSSSGLVTSVSSAGVERWTWEVPFEIGSLGREFGVTSSPMLTSEGHVVFGCQNYFLYALDAANGELRWKYETEGILEGSAVEGMGRSCVVVGRDGYLYSLSWDGVLNWKTFVGANYYSTPCVDGMGRIYAGVLNGETAGSVLALSADGLALWRTDFGSFVDSSPLLAPDGTLYVGNNDGRLYAVEGGDKLASLGWSSFRGGDSQRGSLQGYVDMTGVPSELRVKAKSIEGTDRLTVDYEVSGGGPLKVEIRALGTNFQEATELSRYALSVSGGSGVMAFVEASLPLQEREEGRIVGWLEPGVYEIESVNESTDRAAFFQEVQVR, from the coding sequence ATGGCAAGGAGGGCGCGAGCGTCGCTGGCTTCCTTGCTGGTTGGGAGCGCTGCTGCTTTGGCGGTGGGCGAGGTGGAATTCGGCAAGGTCCTCTGGAGCTACGAAACGGGGGATTCCGTTGCGAGCTCGCCGACTTTGGATTCCCAAGGGAATTTGTATTTTGGTTCCGTAGACGGCTTCGTGTATTCGCTTAGTGGTGACGGGGATTTACGTTGGAGATATGACACGGGAGATTGGGTGGATTCCAGTCCAGCCCTGAGCCGGGACGAATCGGCCCTCTATGTTGGGAATTGGGGCGACCGTTTGCTGGCTTTGAATGCGGCGTCGGGGGCGTTGTTGTGGAGCTTCGATACTGACAGTCTGATCTACGCATCTCCTGCGGTGGCCTTGGATGGTACCGTTTATTTTGGAAGCAGCGATGGCTACCTGTATGCCTTGCGGCCGGACGGTAGTCTTAAGTGGGAGTTCGAGGTTGGCGGTGAATTGGATTCCTCGCCAGCGATCGATGCGGCGGGCAACGTCTACGTGGGGTCGAGTTCGGGGCTGGTTACCAGCGTATCGTCGGCGGGCGTAGAGCGCTGGACCTGGGAGGTTCCCTTCGAAATAGGTTCCTTGGGTCGAGAGTTTGGGGTTACCAGCAGTCCGATGCTTACCTCCGAAGGGCATGTCGTGTTCGGCTGCCAGAACTATTTCTTGTACGCGCTCGACGCCGCGAATGGCGAATTGCGTTGGAAGTACGAAACGGAGGGTATTTTGGAAGGTTCGGCAGTGGAGGGGATGGGCCGCTCTTGTGTGGTCGTTGGAAGAGACGGCTATTTGTATTCGCTTTCTTGGGACGGCGTTCTCAATTGGAAGACCTTTGTGGGGGCGAACTATTATTCCACTCCTTGCGTCGACGGCATGGGACGCATTTATGCCGGTGTGCTGAACGGAGAAACGGCGGGCAGCGTATTGGCGCTTTCCGCTGACGGGCTTGCGCTTTGGCGAACCGACTTTGGAAGCTTCGTGGATTCCTCGCCGCTGCTCGCTCCGGACGGAACGCTTTACGTTGGAAACAACGACGGACGTTTGTACGCAGTGGAAGGCGGAGACAAGCTGGCTTCGCTCGGTTGGTCCAGTTTTCGTGGCGGAGACAGCCAGCGAGGGAGCCTGCAAGGCTACGTGGATATGACGGGTGTTCCGAGCGAATTGCGGGTCAAGGCCAAGTCGATCGAAGGGACGGACCGCTTGACGGTGGATTACGAAGTGTCAGGTGGAGGTCCTTTGAAGGTGGAGATTCGAGCATTGGGAACGAATTTTCAGGAAGCCACTGAGCTGTCACGGTATGCCTTGAGCGTTTCCGGTGGGTCGGGAGTCATGGCCTTTGTCGAGGCATCGCTGCCTTTGCAGGAAAGGGAAGAAGGAAGGATCGTCGGTTGGTTGGAGCCCGGCGTTTACGAGATCGAATCCGTTAACGAGTCGACAGATCGGGCCGCGTTTTTCCAGGAAGTGCAGGTTCGTTGA